In Bordetella holmesii ATCC 51541, the following proteins share a genomic window:
- a CDS encoding HAMP domain protein, protein MRLALIVGAISGLSLLGLLVWSTGNASRLARYYDVLLILNGVFALALFVWVVALTVRLARQIRRRMFGARLTARFALAFALIGVVPGALIYTLSVQFLSRSIESWFNVRVDSALEAGLNLGRAALDSQLADLDARARAMASELNNLPDADIPLALTRLREGNGVQEALVFTGSGRPLAFSTNKFGQLVPPTPPSTVLNQLKLARGYSAAEADDPGVAGAEDGLHLRVVIPLNTPVRFDSSLAGAGEPRWLQLMQNVPEQIARNANRVQQGFRDYQELALSRLGLRKLYGITLTLALLLAVFAAIAVALSLSKRLVRPLLSLAAGTQAVSVGDYRPLPEPPARDELGHLTRSFNAMTRQLDEARQMVESNRRQLERTNVYLESVLANLSSGVLAFDESFRVTTVNQGAQNILQADLRSVIGRPLETADGMLAFAGIVREAFSAHEAVGSERQHWQQQFEITPGQAGGQPIILLARGTHLRVDERGNGYLVVFDDITEVISANRTMAWGEVARRLAHEIKNPLTPIQLSAERLAMKLAAHLPPREAQMLERATNTIVNQVGSLKQMVDDFREYARTPPAVMQPIDVNGLVADVLALYGWDPMDGQVRNGGPRLDVELAEGLPVIEGDSTQLRQVIHNLLANARDAVNEKGEDAQVKVLTQLTRIPHSDGSETAAVRFTVADNGPGFPPQVMQRAFEPYVTTKAHGTGLGLAIVRKIVEEHGGRIDIANRKEGGARVSILLTRLASSSDTMGETLQQKHNADTQ, encoded by the coding sequence TTGCGGCTGGCCTTGATCGTCGGGGCCATCAGCGGGCTGTCCTTGTTGGGCCTGCTGGTCTGGTCCACGGGCAACGCATCGCGCCTGGCGCGGTATTACGACGTTTTACTCATCCTCAACGGGGTGTTCGCCCTGGCGCTCTTTGTCTGGGTGGTGGCACTGACCGTGCGCCTGGCACGCCAGATACGGCGGCGCATGTTCGGCGCCCGTCTGACGGCCCGTTTTGCGTTGGCGTTTGCCCTGATCGGAGTGGTGCCGGGCGCGCTGATCTACACCCTGTCGGTGCAGTTTCTGTCGCGCTCGATCGAGTCCTGGTTCAACGTCCGGGTCGACAGTGCACTGGAAGCCGGCCTGAATCTCGGGCGCGCCGCCTTGGACTCGCAACTGGCTGACCTGGACGCGCGCGCCCGGGCCATGGCCTCCGAACTGAACAATCTGCCGGACGCCGACATTCCGCTGGCCCTGACGCGGCTGCGCGAGGGCAACGGCGTGCAGGAGGCCCTGGTCTTTACCGGCAGCGGCCGGCCCCTGGCGTTTTCGACCAATAAGTTCGGTCAGCTGGTCCCGCCAACGCCGCCGTCGACCGTCCTGAATCAGCTTAAATTGGCGCGAGGTTATTCGGCCGCCGAAGCCGACGACCCTGGCGTCGCAGGCGCCGAAGACGGGCTGCATCTGCGGGTGGTGATCCCGCTGAATACGCCGGTGCGCTTTGACAGTTCGCTGGCCGGGGCCGGGGAGCCGCGCTGGTTGCAGTTGATGCAGAATGTTCCCGAGCAGATCGCGCGCAACGCCAACCGCGTGCAGCAGGGTTTCCGCGACTATCAGGAGCTTGCGCTCTCGCGCTTGGGCTTGCGCAAGCTCTACGGCATCACACTGACGCTGGCGTTGCTGTTGGCCGTGTTTGCGGCCATTGCCGTGGCATTGTCGTTGTCCAAGCGCCTGGTGCGCCCGTTGCTGTCGTTGGCCGCTGGCACGCAGGCCGTCAGCGTGGGCGACTACCGGCCCCTGCCCGAGCCGCCCGCGCGCGACGAGCTCGGCCACCTGACCCGCTCCTTCAATGCCATGACGCGCCAGCTCGACGAGGCGCGCCAGATGGTCGAGAGCAACCGGCGTCAGCTCGAGCGCACCAACGTCTATCTCGAAAGCGTGCTGGCCAATCTGTCTTCCGGCGTATTGGCGTTTGACGAGTCATTCCGTGTCACCACCGTCAACCAGGGCGCGCAGAACATCCTGCAGGCGGACCTGCGGTCGGTCATCGGGCGCCCGCTGGAAACCGCCGACGGCATGTTGGCCTTCGCGGGCATCGTGCGCGAAGCCTTTTCGGCGCATGAAGCCGTAGGCTCGGAGCGGCAGCACTGGCAGCAGCAATTCGAGATCACGCCAGGGCAGGCCGGCGGGCAACCCATCATTCTGCTGGCGCGCGGCACACATTTGCGCGTGGACGAGCGTGGCAATGGCTATCTGGTGGTGTTTGACGACATCACCGAGGTGATTTCCGCCAACCGCACCATGGCCTGGGGCGAGGTGGCCCGCAGGCTGGCTCACGAGATCAAGAATCCCCTCACACCCATTCAGCTATCGGCCGAGCGGCTGGCCATGAAGCTGGCGGCTCATCTGCCGCCGCGCGAAGCGCAGATGCTCGAACGCGCCACCAACACCATCGTCAACCAGGTCGGCTCGCTCAAGCAGATGGTGGATGACTTTCGCGAATATGCCCGCACGCCGCCGGCAGTCATGCAGCCCATCGACGTCAACGGCCTGGTGGCCGATGTCCTGGCGTTGTACGGTTGGGATCCGATGGACGGGCAGGTACGCAATGGCGGCCCGCGCCTGGACGTCGAGCTGGCCGAAGGTTTGCCTGTCATCGAGGGAGATTCGACCCAATTACGGCAGGTCATTCATAATCTGCTGGCAAATGCCAGGGATGCGGTCAATGAAAAAGGCGAAGACGCTCAGGTCAAGGTCTTGACCCAACTGACGCGTATTCCTCATTCGGATGGGTCTGAAACTGCCGCGGTCCGGTTTACGGTGGCAGACAATGGCCCGGGTTTTCCGCCGCAGGTGATGCAGCGCGCCTTTGAACCTTATGTCACGACCAAAGCCCATGGCACTGGGTTAGGATTGGCAATTGTGCGTAAGATCGTGGAAGAACATGGCGGGCGCATCGATATTGCCAATCGCAAGGAAGGCGGCGCGAGGGTCTCTATCTTGTTGACCCGTTTGGCGAGTTCGTCCGATACTATGGGCGAGACCTTGCAACAAAAGCATAATGCGGATACGCAATAG
- a CDS encoding tripartite tricarboxylate transporter receptor family protein, with protein sequence MNHSLFKHAVACACLSILGSAALAAGYPSNPVSLVVGYGAGGGTDVCNRVLANDVGKQLGQTVIIENRPGAGSSLSVSYITRQRPDGYSIASLSTGGVLNQVLNPGNKYDVTKELTPVAMVAQYQVGLLVRADSPYKTLADLIAAAKRGKTAMSYSTAGIGTPQHLTTERLAQAIGTQWVHVPYKSGPESISALLRGDVDFMAQTAEWVPYVRDGRLRLLSVYTDERMPGFDAPTLKEQGYDLVAPSLLGIVGPAGMDAAHVKRLQDAFDVATRTPEFANCADQFGLKVDFRDAAAFGRYVNDTLVGWTPLLQQFAGKE encoded by the coding sequence ATGAATCACTCCCTCTTCAAGCACGCGGTGGCCTGCGCCTGCCTGTCGATTCTGGGCTCTGCCGCGCTGGCGGCAGGCTATCCCAGCAACCCGGTCAGTCTGGTCGTGGGCTATGGCGCCGGAGGTGGCACCGATGTCTGCAATCGGGTGCTGGCCAACGATGTCGGCAAACAGCTCGGTCAGACCGTGATCATCGAAAACCGGCCCGGCGCGGGTTCCTCCCTGTCGGTGAGCTACATCACGCGTCAGCGTCCCGATGGCTACAGCATCGCGTCGCTGTCGACGGGCGGCGTACTCAACCAGGTGCTCAACCCGGGCAATAAATACGATGTCACCAAGGAGCTCACCCCGGTGGCCATGGTGGCGCAGTACCAGGTGGGATTGCTGGTGCGTGCCGATTCACCCTATAAAACCCTGGCGGATCTGATCGCGGCGGCCAAGCGCGGCAAGACGGCCATGAGCTACAGCACGGCTGGCATCGGAACGCCCCAGCACCTGACCACGGAGCGGCTGGCCCAGGCGATAGGAACGCAATGGGTGCATGTGCCATACAAGAGTGGTCCGGAGTCGATCTCTGCTTTGCTGCGAGGCGATGTGGATTTCATGGCGCAGACCGCTGAATGGGTGCCCTACGTGCGCGATGGACGCCTGCGGTTGTTGTCGGTCTATACCGACGAACGTATGCCGGGCTTCGATGCCCCTACGCTCAAAGAGCAGGGCTACGACCTGGTGGCGCCGAGTCTGTTGGGCATTGTCGGACCCGCGGGCATGGATGCGGCCCATGTCAAGCGACTGCAGGATGCGTTCGACGTCGCGACACGGACCCCGGAGTTTGCCAATTGTGCCGATCAGTTCGGCCTGAAGGTCGACTTCCGCGATGCCGCGGCCTTTGGCCGCTATGTCAACGACACGCTGGTCGGCTGGACGCCGTTGCTGCAGCAGTTTGCAGGCAAGGAGTAA
- a CDS encoding NADP oxidoreductase coenzyme F420-dependent family protein, whose product MKILIVGAGRVGTSVAENLVSEENDITVVDVQPGQLGYLQERFDLRVMVGDATQVSVLEAAGAADTDLLIACAKSGPTSRPVSSTCCATVVPCMPVWGR is encoded by the coding sequence ATGAAAATCCTCATCGTAGGCGCCGGCCGCGTTGGTACCAGCGTGGCCGAGAACCTGGTGTCCGAAGAGAACGACATCACGGTGGTGGACGTTCAACCCGGGCAACTGGGGTATCTCCAGGAGCGCTTCGACCTGCGTGTCATGGTCGGTGATGCGACCCAGGTTTCCGTGCTGGAAGCCGCCGGCGCGGCCGACACCGATCTGCTCATCGCCTGCGCGAAGTCTGGCCCGACGTCACGGCCCGTATCATCGACGTGCTGCGCGACGGTCGTCCCTTGCATGCCGGTCTGGGGACGGTGA
- the sun gene encoding ribosomal RNA small subunit methyltransferase B: protein MASASESGNLAPPLSAVLLSAAAAVQAVDEGRSLTDALADTEPGLRPATQAVSFHAMRYMGWADTIANRLVPREPAPLAGALLRVSLALLKEPDQPGQTVPGMPVYAPHTVVDQAVTAAASNPRLAGFKGLINGSLRRFLRERDTFAAELANDPVVRWNHPQWWIKTLKQFYPQQWQTLLQAANVPAPLTLRINRRRASREQVIEAFTAAGIAARPTGEFGLVVLEPKPVTQLPGYSQGWWSVQDAGAQLAAPLLPLADGMRVLDACAAPGGKTAHMLEIAQLDLVALDNDSRRLERVGQNLERLGLHGAQLLTGDAANPRSWWDGRPFDAVLADVPCTASGIVRRHPDIRWLRRAPDVARTAALQARIADALWEVVAPGGHLLYVTCSIFPAEGQAQARAFAARHADAQALPSPGQLLPVAVNATPESQHDGFFYALFAKRP from the coding sequence ATGGCTTCTGCTTCCGAATCGGGCAATCTGGCCCCACCCTTGTCCGCCGTTCTTTTGTCCGCCGCAGCCGCAGTGCAGGCCGTTGACGAAGGCCGTTCTCTTACCGATGCCCTGGCCGACACCGAGCCCGGGCTACGCCCGGCCACTCAGGCCGTGTCGTTTCATGCCATGCGCTATATGGGCTGGGCCGATACGATTGCCAATCGTCTGGTGCCACGCGAGCCTGCGCCGCTGGCCGGTGCGTTGCTGCGCGTGTCGCTGGCCTTGCTCAAAGAGCCGGACCAGCCCGGCCAGACCGTGCCCGGTATGCCGGTCTATGCGCCGCATACCGTGGTGGATCAGGCCGTGACGGCTGCCGCGAGCAACCCGCGGCTGGCCGGATTCAAGGGTTTGATCAACGGCAGTCTGCGGCGATTCTTGCGCGAGCGCGACACGTTCGCGGCCGAACTGGCCAACGATCCGGTCGTGCGCTGGAATCATCCTCAGTGGTGGATCAAGACGCTCAAGCAGTTTTATCCCCAACAATGGCAAACCTTGCTGCAGGCCGCCAACGTACCCGCGCCGCTGACCTTGCGGATCAACCGCAGGCGGGCCAGCCGGGAGCAGGTGATCGAGGCGTTTACGGCTGCCGGGATCGCCGCGCGCCCGACCGGCGAGTTCGGGCTGGTGGTGCTCGAACCCAAGCCAGTGACCCAATTGCCGGGCTATTCGCAAGGGTGGTGGTCGGTGCAGGATGCCGGTGCGCAGTTGGCCGCGCCCTTGTTGCCGCTCGCCGATGGGATGCGTGTGCTCGATGCTTGCGCCGCTCCTGGAGGCAAGACCGCGCACATGTTGGAAATCGCGCAGTTGGATCTGGTGGCCCTGGATAATGACTCGCGCCGCCTGGAGAGGGTCGGACAGAATCTCGAACGTTTGGGCCTGCATGGTGCGCAATTGCTCACCGGCGATGCGGCCAACCCCCGTAGCTGGTGGGATGGCAGGCCCTTTGATGCGGTACTGGCGGATGTGCCGTGCACGGCCTCGGGTATCGTCAGGCGTCATCCCGACATTCGCTGGCTGCGCCGCGCTCCGGACGTCGCTCGCACGGCTGCCTTACAGGCCCGGATCGCGGATGCTTTGTGGGAGGTGGTTGCCCCGGGCGGGCATCTGCTTTATGTGACCTGCTCTATTTTTCCGGCCGAAGGCCAGGCCCAGGCCCGGGCATTTGCGGCTCGTCATGCCGACGCCCAGGCGCTGCCTTCCCCGGGCCAACTGCTGCCAGTTGCGGTGAATGCAACACCCGAGTCGCAGCATGATGGTTTTTTCTATGCCTTGTTTGCCAAGCGGCCCTGA
- a CDS encoding NAD-dependent glycerol-3-phosphate dehydrogenase family protein, which yields MIAPGDEVVLVVDSRHARRAVRQLREAEKSVHRVMIAGGGNIGLRLARQLADESYSVRIIERNEKRCEYLAAELPSNVLVLHGSGTDESLLERENIQDMDTWLALTSDDEDNIMSSLLAKRMGARKVISLINRHAYGELMQGSHIDIAVSPSQATMSELLRHVRRGDVVAVHRLRQGVAEALEAVAHGDRATSRVVGRRVGDIRLPKGASIGALVREDEILLPDGDTMIESDDHVIVFVPTRQQMARVEKLFQVSASFF from the coding sequence GTGATTGCGCCGGGCGACGAAGTCGTCCTGGTGGTCGACAGCCGGCACGCGCGGCGCGCCGTGCGGCAATTGCGCGAAGCCGAGAAGTCCGTCCATCGCGTCATGATTGCCGGTGGCGGCAATATCGGCCTGCGCCTGGCGCGCCAGTTGGCCGACGAAAGCTATAGCGTGCGCATCATCGAGCGCAACGAAAAACGCTGCGAGTATCTGGCCGCCGAATTGCCTTCCAATGTGCTCGTGCTGCATGGCAGCGGCACCGACGAGTCCCTGCTCGAGCGAGAGAACATCCAGGATATGGATACCTGGCTGGCGTTGACCAGCGACGATGAGGACAACATCATGTCTTCGCTGCTGGCCAAACGCATGGGCGCGCGCAAGGTGATCTCGCTGATCAACCGGCACGCCTATGGCGAGCTCATGCAGGGCAGCCACATCGACATCGCGGTGTCGCCGTCGCAGGCGACTATGAGCGAGTTGCTGCGCCATGTTCGCCGCGGCGATGTGGTGGCCGTGCACCGCCTGCGCCAGGGTGTGGCCGAGGCGCTGGAGGCCGTGGCGCACGGGGATCGAGCGACCTCGCGGGTGGTGGGGCGTCGCGTGGGCGACATTCGCTTGCCCAAGGGCGCCAGCATCGGCGCGCTGGTGCGCGAGGATGAAATCCTGCTGCCCGATGGTGACACCATGATCGAAAGCGATGATCACGTCATCGTGTTTGTGCCCACCCGCCAGCAGATGGCGCGGGTGGAAAAACTGTTCCAGGTTTCGGCATCTTTCTTCTGA
- a CDS encoding acyl-CoA dehydrogenase, C-terminal domain protein, producing the protein MQWPFLQERHRVLAQELEQWCQTHLVRLDETDVLGACQQLVRSLGQAGWLRYSVPGGPDGNLGGALPGLDALSLCVIRETLARHHALADFAFAMQGLGNGAISLAGSPQQQAAYLPAVAQGQKIAAFALSEPEAGSDVAALQCRAQAQGDSYRLDGTKTWISNGGLADFYCIFARTGVAGSSGISAFIVDADTPGLVVQEQIDVMSPHPLATLQLQNCRVPAHQRLGEEGQGFKIAMRTLDVFRTSVAAAAVGFARRALTEGLAHVRQRKMFGQTLADFQLTQAALGDAATEIDQSALLTYRAAWVRDVQQRSSTMETAMAKMAATESAQRVIDRVLQMFGGKGVVRGHILERLYRDIRSLRIYEGATEVQKLIISRELLRG; encoded by the coding sequence TTGCAATGGCCCTTTCTGCAGGAGCGGCATCGGGTTCTGGCTCAGGAACTTGAGCAGTGGTGTCAGACTCACCTGGTGCGGCTGGATGAAACGGACGTTCTTGGCGCGTGCCAGCAATTGGTGCGCTCGCTGGGCCAGGCCGGCTGGCTGCGCTACAGCGTACCCGGCGGCCCTGACGGCAACTTGGGCGGCGCCTTGCCCGGCCTCGATGCGCTGAGTCTGTGCGTCATACGCGAAACCCTGGCGCGCCATCATGCACTGGCGGACTTCGCGTTCGCCATGCAGGGGCTGGGCAACGGGGCGATTTCGCTGGCGGGCAGCCCGCAGCAGCAGGCGGCGTATCTGCCCGCCGTGGCGCAGGGCCAAAAAATTGCCGCGTTTGCCCTTTCCGAGCCGGAGGCGGGCTCGGACGTGGCCGCCCTGCAGTGCCGCGCCCAGGCCCAAGGCGACAGTTATCGGCTCGACGGCACGAAAACCTGGATCTCCAACGGCGGCCTGGCGGACTTCTATTGCATCTTCGCGCGCACGGGTGTCGCTGGCTCCAGCGGCATTTCGGCGTTTATCGTCGATGCCGATACGCCGGGGCTGGTGGTACAGGAGCAGATCGATGTGATGTCGCCGCATCCGTTGGCGACACTGCAGTTGCAGAATTGCCGGGTGCCGGCTCACCAGAGGCTGGGCGAGGAAGGGCAGGGCTTCAAGATAGCCATGCGGACGTTGGACGTCTTCCGTACCTCGGTGGCGGCCGCCGCCGTGGGTTTTGCCCGCAGAGCCCTGACCGAAGGATTGGCCCATGTCCGGCAGCGCAAGATGTTCGGCCAGACGCTGGCGGATTTCCAACTGACGCAGGCCGCGCTGGGCGATGCGGCCACCGAGATCGATCAATCGGCGTTGCTGACCTATCGGGCGGCCTGGGTGCGTGACGTTCAGCAGCGATCCTCGACCATGGAGACCGCGATGGCCAAGATGGCCGCCACGGAGTCGGCCCAGCGGGTCATTGACCGGGTCCTGCAGATGTTTGGTGGCAAGGGCGTAGTGCGTGGCCATATTTTGGAGCGGCTGTATCGTGACATCCGCTCCTTGCGCATTTACGAGGGGGCTACCGAAGTACAGAAGCTCATTATCAGCCGCGAGCTTTTGCGCGGCTGA
- the ybdK gene encoding carboxylate-amine ligase YbdK, protein MEQIPFVSSSPNTLGIELELQLIDTASFDLTAAADELLAQLANHPVADRVKPEITRSMIELNSSVHEHPAGLLAEMREMREMRDALCEAADAVGVGVSGGGTHPFMRWQECSISDTPRFQYLAEMYGYLARQFTVFGQHIHLGVPSGDAAVRLVHGLSPYVPHFIALSASSPYREGVDTLFSCARLNAVNSFPLAGHMPPDVSDWYRFEAHLAELRESGLAESIKDLYWDIRPKPEFGTVEIRVCDTPLTVERACQLGAFAQALAVLLSREAPPPTKAWLAYRSNHFQACRFGLHGNYVTADGQRMRLSDHMKQLFERLTPVAQELGTTDIIHALRDEVLRGGNDARWLRSQFNRSRELPAMVEAMTGAFRGEQAELPRPADALRRRIRANSEPVGSAMTPTDPATMWPDRLH, encoded by the coding sequence ATGGAACAAATTCCGTTCGTTTCCTCGTCCCCCAACACCTTGGGTATTGAGCTGGAACTCCAATTGATAGATACCGCAAGCTTCGATCTGACGGCAGCTGCCGATGAGCTGCTTGCCCAGCTGGCCAACCACCCGGTGGCCGATCGCGTCAAACCTGAAATCACCCGCTCGATGATCGAGCTGAATTCTTCGGTGCACGAGCACCCGGCTGGTCTATTGGCGGAAATGCGCGAAATGCGCGAAATGCGCGATGCGTTGTGCGAGGCTGCCGACGCGGTGGGTGTGGGCGTCAGCGGCGGGGGGACCCATCCGTTCATGCGTTGGCAGGAATGCTCCATCTCCGATACCCCGCGCTTTCAGTACCTGGCCGAGATGTACGGCTACCTGGCGCGGCAATTCACGGTGTTCGGCCAGCATATCCATCTGGGCGTGCCCTCGGGCGATGCCGCAGTGCGCCTGGTGCATGGCCTGTCGCCTTATGTGCCGCACTTCATCGCGCTGTCGGCGTCTTCGCCGTATCGCGAGGGCGTGGACACGCTGTTCTCTTGCGCCCGGCTCAATGCTGTCAATAGCTTCCCGCTGGCCGGCCATATGCCGCCGGACGTGAGCGATTGGTACCGTTTCGAGGCGCATCTGGCCGAGTTGCGCGAAAGCGGGCTGGCCGAAAGCATCAAGGATCTGTATTGGGACATTCGCCCCAAGCCCGAGTTCGGCACGGTAGAGATCCGGGTGTGCGATACGCCGCTGACAGTCGAGCGCGCATGCCAATTGGGTGCGTTTGCGCAGGCGCTGGCGGTGCTGCTCAGCCGGGAAGCCCCCCCTCCCACCAAGGCCTGGCTGGCCTACCGCAGCAACCATTTCCAGGCTTGCCGGTTTGGCCTGCATGGCAACTACGTCACGGCTGATGGGCAGCGCATGCGTCTGTCGGACCATATGAAGCAGTTGTTCGAGCGCTTGACACCCGTGGCGCAAGAGCTGGGCACCACAGACATCATCCATGCGTTGCGCGACGAAGTCCTGCGCGGTGGTAATGACGCACGCTGGCTGCGTAGCCAGTTCAACCGCAGCCGAGAATTGCCGGCCATGGTCGAGGCGATGACGGGCGCATTTCGGGGCGAGCAGGCCGAACTGCCGCGACCGGCCGATGCGCTGCGCCGCCGCATCCGCGCCAATTCGGAGCCCGTGGGTTCAGCGATGACGCCCACGGATCCCGCCACGATGTGGCCGGATCGGCTGCACTGA
- a CDS encoding response regulator, with translation MARILVVDDEVGIRELLSEILYDEGHTVELAENAAQARAARLRSRPDLVLLDIWMPDTDGVSLLKEWASQGLLDMPVIMMSGHATIDTAVEATRIGAMDFLEKPITLQRLLKTIAAGLARGRLPAPASAPVVHATPAIALEDELDPPVAQAHPAVGEPASANNGLLGSISLDQPLREARDEFERIYFEYHLVRENHSMTRVSERTGLERTHLYRKLKQLGIESARKRGS, from the coding sequence ATGGCCAGAATTCTGGTGGTCGACGACGAAGTTGGCATTCGCGAACTCCTGTCGGAGATTCTTTACGACGAAGGACACACGGTTGAATTGGCGGAAAACGCGGCGCAGGCCCGTGCCGCACGATTGCGCTCGCGTCCGGATCTGGTCCTGCTGGATATCTGGATGCCAGACACCGATGGGGTCAGCCTGCTCAAAGAGTGGGCCTCCCAAGGTCTGCTGGATATGCCCGTCATCATGATGAGCGGGCATGCCACGATCGATACGGCCGTGGAGGCTACGCGCATTGGCGCGATGGACTTCCTGGAAAAACCCATCACGTTGCAGCGTCTGCTCAAGACCATCGCGGCCGGCCTGGCGCGTGGGCGGTTGCCTGCGCCCGCCTCGGCCCCCGTGGTTCATGCCACCCCGGCCATCGCGCTCGAAGACGAGCTCGACCCTCCCGTGGCCCAGGCGCATCCCGCCGTGGGCGAGCCAGCGTCGGCCAATAATGGGCTGTTGGGCAGCATTTCGCTGGATCAGCCTCTGCGCGAAGCGCGTGACGAATTCGAACGTATCTATTTCGAATACCATTTGGTGCGCGAGAATCACAGTATGACCCGCGTGTCCGAGCGCACCGGGCTGGAACGTACTCACCTCTACCGCAAGCTCAAGCAACTGGGCATTGAATCCGCGCGCAAGCGAGGCTCATGA
- a CDS encoding cation transport family protein produces MKRLLATFYVLGLTMVVFALTMLIPLGVAWLGEDAGLRAFVEGFGLAMGIGTGVCLAAHRWRSELHARDGFLLVSIVWVGLPLLAAIPLLLYYSQIGQPLSFTHAYFEAMSGLTTTGATVLTDLNHLPPSINLWRATLIWIGGMGILVLAVAILPLLGVGGHQVVRAETPGPMKDERLTPRIASTAKALYAVYFGFSILCFLAYRAVGLSWFDAWAHMATTMGLGGFSTYDEGFLKFDSIPVELVAIVFMLISGINFATHFNALRQRGFRPYLTCPQTIPYLAVVLGAGLVISVYLFFKHVYTDPLQALRYGMFNTISVATTTGYANADYGAWPLFAPLTMLLLSAFATSAGSTGGGIKMIRVILLIKQARNELVTMLHPHAVSPVRIGSRIVDQRVMFSVLAFMLVYGQSVGVLSSLLLLSGLDLTTAFSAIMAMINNTGPGLGVLGPMGHYAVLSDFQIWICTFAMLIGRLELLTVLVLFTPWFWRK; encoded by the coding sequence ATGAAGCGTTTGCTGGCCACCTTCTATGTACTCGGTTTGACCATGGTGGTGTTCGCACTGACCATGCTCATCCCTCTTGGGGTGGCCTGGCTTGGCGAAGATGCGGGCCTGCGCGCCTTTGTCGAAGGGTTCGGGCTGGCCATGGGCATAGGCACTGGCGTCTGCCTGGCTGCGCACCGCTGGCGCAGCGAGTTGCACGCGCGCGATGGTTTCTTGCTGGTGTCCATCGTCTGGGTGGGGCTGCCGCTGTTGGCGGCCATTCCATTGCTGCTTTATTACTCCCAGATAGGCCAGCCGCTGTCATTTACGCATGCCTATTTCGAGGCGATGTCGGGACTGACGACGACGGGGGCGACGGTGCTCACCGACCTGAACCACCTGCCGCCATCCATCAATTTGTGGCGTGCCACGCTGATCTGGATCGGCGGGATGGGCATTCTGGTATTGGCGGTAGCCATCTTGCCGCTGCTCGGGGTGGGGGGGCATCAGGTGGTGCGCGCCGAAACGCCCGGCCCGATGAAAGACGAGAGGCTCACGCCACGCATCGCCAGTACGGCCAAAGCGCTTTACGCCGTCTATTTTGGTTTCTCCATCCTGTGCTTTCTGGCGTATCGCGCGGTTGGATTGTCGTGGTTCGATGCCTGGGCGCACATGGCCACGACAATGGGGCTGGGTGGTTTTTCCACCTATGACGAAGGTTTCCTGAAATTCGATTCCATTCCGGTCGAATTGGTGGCCATCGTCTTCATGTTGATTTCCGGCATAAATTTCGCCACCCATTTCAATGCCCTGCGCCAGCGAGGCTTCCGGCCGTATCTGACCTGCCCGCAGACCATTCCCTATCTGGCTGTGGTGCTGGGCGCAGGGTTGGTGATATCGGTCTATCTGTTCTTCAAGCATGTGTATACCGACCCGCTGCAGGCGCTGCGCTACGGCATGTTCAACACCATCTCGGTGGCTACCACCACGGGTTATGCCAACGCCGACTACGGCGCCTGGCCATTGTTCGCGCCGTTGACCATGCTCTTGCTGTCGGCCTTCGCCACCTCGGCGGGTTCCACGGGCGGAGGCATCAAGATGATCCGAGTGATCCTGCTCATCAAGCAGGCCCGCAACGAACTGGTCACCATGCTGCATCCGCATGCTGTCAGTCCGGTGCGAATCGGCAGCCGCATCGTGGATCAGCGCGTGATGTTTTCGGTGCTGGCCTTCATGCTGGTCTATGGCCAGTCCGTGGGGGTGCTCAGCAGCCTGCTGCTGCTCTCCGGCCTGGACCTGACCACGGCGTTCTCGGCCATCATGGCCATGATCAACAACACCGGTCCGGGCCTGGGTGTACTGGGTCCCATGGGGCACTATGCGGTGTTGAGCGACTTCCAGATCTGGATATGTACCTTCGCCATGCTCATCGGGAGGCTGGAATTGCTCACGGTGCTGGTGCTCTTTACCCCCTGGTTCTGGCGTAAATAG